One genomic region from Leptolyngbyaceae cyanobacterium JSC-12 encodes:
- a CDS encoding hypothetical protein (IMG reference gene:2510093716~PFAM: Formylglycine-generating sulfatase enzyme) translates to MTEQLISAVEFEVVTVDELGRPNKRIQKSAQCWREDLNDHLVLELVAIPGGAYVRGAPPTEEGWQSNQAPQQQVAIAPFWMSRTPITQAQWHVVAAFPSLNRKLSPNPSCFAGNNRPVEQVSWHDAVEFCARLSAFTNRTYRLPSEAEWEYACRAGTQTPFHFGETITTDLANYSGVNWEYDGKLCNKGFYGKGPLGSDRRATTDVGSFGVANAFGLYDMHGLVKEWCADYWHPSYANAPTNNSPWLADGDATLRVLRGGSWNGGPRTCRSAFRSRSSADSNLYDIGFRVVMEVREGR, encoded by the coding sequence ATGACTGAGCAGTTAATCTCAGCGGTTGAGTTTGAAGTGGTGACGGTGGACGAATTGGGACGCCCGAACAAGCGAATACAAAAATCGGCTCAATGCTGGCGGGAAGACTTAAATGATCACCTGGTACTAGAACTTGTTGCCATTCCAGGCGGAGCCTACGTTAGAGGAGCACCACCCACAGAAGAAGGCTGGCAATCCAATCAAGCTCCTCAACAGCAGGTAGCGATCGCTCCTTTTTGGATGAGCCGTACCCCGATTACACAGGCACAATGGCACGTAGTTGCAGCGTTTCCCTCCCTTAACCGCAAACTATCCCCCAATCCGTCCTGCTTTGCAGGCAACAATCGCCCTGTTGAACAAGTCTCCTGGCATGACGCTGTCGAATTCTGTGCCCGCCTCTCAGCATTCACCAATCGCACCTATCGTTTACCCAGTGAGGCGGAATGGGAATATGCCTGCCGGGCTGGAACCCAGACTCCGTTTCACTTTGGCGAAACAATTACTACTGATTTGGCAAACTACTCTGGCGTGAACTGGGAATATGATGGCAAATTGTGCAATAAGGGATTCTATGGCAAAGGACCCCTTGGCAGCGATCGCCGCGCAACAACCGATGTTGGCAGTTTTGGTGTGGCGAATGCCTTTGGTTTGTATGACATGCACGGGCTAGTAAAAGAATGGTGTGCTGATTACTGGCATCCCAGCTATGCCAACGCTCCCACCAACAATAGCCCCTGGTTAGCCGATGGTGATGCAACTCTACGAGTGTTGCGCGGTGGTTCCTGGAATGGTGGACCTAGAACCTGCCGCTCAGCATTTCGTAGCCGCTCCTCAGCCGATAGCAACCTTTACGATATTGGGTTTCGAGTGGTGATGGAAGTAAGGGAAGGGAGATGA
- a CDS encoding NADPH-glutathione reductase (IMG reference gene:2510093717~PFAM: Pyridine nucleotide-disulphide oxidoreductase; Pyridine nucleotide-disulphide oxidoreductase, dimerisation domain~TIGRFAM: glutathione-disulfide reductase, plant; glutathione-disulfide reductase, animal/bacterial), which produces MGYDFDLFVIGAGSGGIATARRAAEYGARVGIAECDRLGGTCVNRGCVPKKLMVYASHFPAMFEEARGYGWSAVQSSLDWEAMIAAVNHEVDRLNGIYQKMLDGSKVEVFRSRAKFIDPHTIDLGDKKVTADKVLIAVGGRPFLPNILGIEHAITSDDIFHLKEQPKRMVILGGGYIGCEFACILNGLGTEVTQIIRGDRILRGFDEDIRSEIQQGMMNHGINIIKGVQLIAIEKSEHGVAVSVGTGDTAETVIADAVSLAAVGRKPNTHNLGLENTGVKCRDGAVLVDEYSQTAEENIYAVGDCTNKMNLTPVAINEGRAFADTVFGGIPRVMSYENVPTAVFTTPEAATVGLTETEAKEKYGDDLKVFYTRFRPMYYTLAGKDEKTMMKLIVHASSDKVVGAHMVGTYAAEIIQGVAIALKTGATKANFDATVGIHPTAAEEFVTMRHPIR; this is translated from the coding sequence ATGGGCTACGATTTTGATTTGTTTGTAATTGGTGCTGGCTCAGGGGGAATTGCAACTGCCAGACGGGCAGCAGAATATGGGGCACGGGTCGGGATTGCTGAGTGCGATCGCCTGGGCGGAACTTGTGTAAATCGTGGTTGTGTTCCCAAGAAGCTCATGGTTTACGCCTCTCACTTCCCTGCTATGTTTGAGGAAGCACGGGGGTACGGATGGAGTGCAGTACAAAGTTCCCTCGATTGGGAAGCGATGATTGCGGCGGTCAATCATGAGGTTGATCGCTTAAACGGAATTTATCAGAAGATGTTGGACGGCTCCAAAGTGGAGGTATTTCGTAGCCGAGCCAAGTTTATTGATCCCCATACAATTGATCTAGGCGATAAGAAAGTTACCGCGGACAAGGTGTTAATTGCAGTGGGTGGTAGACCATTTTTGCCGAATATTTTGGGGATTGAGCACGCTATTACTTCGGATGACATCTTTCATCTCAAAGAGCAACCCAAACGCATGGTAATTTTAGGCGGTGGGTACATTGGTTGTGAATTTGCCTGCATCCTGAACGGTTTAGGGACGGAAGTCACTCAGATCATTCGCGGCGATCGCATTTTGCGCGGCTTCGATGAAGACATTCGCAGTGAGATTCAGCAAGGCATGATGAATCATGGCATCAATATCATTAAAGGTGTGCAGCTAATCGCAATCGAAAAATCAGAGCATGGTGTTGCAGTTTCGGTCGGAACGGGTGATACAGCGGAAACGGTGATTGCAGATGCCGTGAGTCTGGCGGCAGTTGGACGTAAACCTAACACCCATAACTTGGGGCTAGAAAACACGGGCGTAAAATGTCGGGATGGGGCTGTGTTGGTCGACGAATACAGCCAAACTGCCGAAGAGAACATTTACGCCGTAGGCGATTGCACTAACAAAATGAACCTGACTCCAGTTGCCATCAATGAAGGTCGAGCTTTTGCCGATACTGTCTTTGGTGGCATACCACGGGTGATGAGTTACGAGAACGTTCCCACAGCCGTATTTACCACGCCCGAAGCGGCAACGGTTGGACTAACTGAAACCGAAGCAAAAGAGAAATACGGGGATGATCTCAAGGTTTTCTATACGCGCTTCCGCCCCATGTATTACACTCTGGCAGGTAAAGACGAGAAAACCATGATGAAGCTGATTGTTCATGCCTCATCCGATAAAGTCGTGGGTGCTCACATGGTTGGGACGTATGCGGCTGAAATCATTCAAGGGGTGGCGATCGCCCTCAAAACCGGGGCAACCAAAGCCAACTTTGATGCCACCGTTGGGATTCATCCCACTGCGGCAGAAGAATTTGTGACAATGCGGCATCCAATCAGGTGA
- a CDS encoding peroxiredoxin (IMG reference gene:2510093718~PFAM: Redoxin), with product MAAVTRVPNVVFKTRVRDESVEGPNPFRWQDRTTQEIFGGKRVVVFSLPGAFTPTCSSTHLPRYEELYDEIRAQGIDQVICISVNDAFVMFQWGKQQGAKNVFLLPDGNGEFTRKMGMLVDKSNLGFGMRSWRYSMVVNDCEIEKIFIEPDFADNCPTDPFEVSDADTMLTYLKTAKVPTAVA from the coding sequence ATGGCAGCAGTGACACGAGTGCCTAACGTTGTGTTTAAGACCCGTGTACGAGATGAATCGGTTGAAGGACCCAATCCCTTCCGTTGGCAAGACCGCACTACGCAAGAAATTTTTGGTGGTAAGCGAGTCGTCGTGTTCTCTCTTCCTGGTGCATTCACACCCACTTGCTCCTCTACTCACCTCCCTCGTTATGAGGAACTGTATGACGAGATCAGAGCGCAGGGAATTGATCAAGTAATTTGTATCTCTGTGAATGATGCGTTTGTGATGTTCCAGTGGGGTAAACAGCAAGGTGCGAAGAACGTGTTCTTGTTACCTGATGGCAATGGTGAATTTACCCGCAAGATGGGAATGTTGGTTGATAAGTCTAACCTTGGTTTCGGAATGCGTTCTTGGCGATATTCGATGGTCGTGAATGATTGCGAAATCGAAAAAATCTTCATCGAGCCAGACTTTGCTGACAACTGTCCAACAGACCCATTTGAAGTATCCGATGCCGATACGATGCTGACCTATCTGAAGACTGCTAAAGTGCCCACAGCGGTAGCATAA
- a CDS encoding hypothetical protein (IMG reference gene:2510093715), protein MKKDNPTYKNTLLCTAIALTAMGSTTLPVYANPDTSDAVILAQAATADLCRRVINPPEGLVIRANPSTSAQRVGGVGRGETVTLTTSPATTSKDGAGRTWVQISAPNAGWISNGIGGPGFLVYCGPTPPPPPPPSRCRRVINPPEGLVIKRDPSRTSATVGGLALYQRFTITTNPATTSRDSEGRTWVQIEAPTAGWVSNGLGGQSNIGVCP, encoded by the coding sequence GTGAAAAAAGATAATCCGACATATAAAAATACACTTCTCTGTACTGCGATCGCACTTACAGCAATGGGTAGTACAACCCTGCCAGTTTACGCTAATCCGGACACCTCAGATGCTGTCATCCTTGCCCAGGCTGCCACGGCTGATTTGTGCCGCCGAGTCATCAACCCACCAGAAGGATTAGTTATCCGAGCCAACCCTTCCACCAGTGCACAACGGGTTGGTGGCGTTGGGCGCGGTGAGACAGTCACCTTGACAACTAGTCCTGCAACCACCAGCAAAGATGGCGCAGGTCGTACTTGGGTACAAATTTCTGCTCCCAATGCAGGCTGGATTTCCAATGGAATTGGTGGTCCAGGCTTTCTGGTTTATTGTGGACCAACCCCGCCCCCACCCCCTCCACCTAGCCGCTGCCGCAGAGTGATTAATCCACCAGAAGGTCTGGTAATTAAGCGCGATCCTTCTAGAACTTCTGCAACTGTGGGCGGTTTGGCACTGTATCAACGGTTTACCATCACTACCAACCCTGCCACCACCAGCCGAGACTCTGAAGGTCGCACCTGGGTACAAATTGAAGCTCCCACAGCAGGTTGGGTATCCAACGGGTTAGGTGGACAAAGCAACATTGGAGTATGTCCCTAG
- a CDS encoding hypothetical protein (IMG reference gene:2510093714): protein MSKNHQTPVISLALLVALTANPLAFLSSGSVVAQSPSPAPSFPLPTSVPTGSTVKVDGSPSMTVVNQFLKQRYEKEFAGTTVELSTSDSDTAIQALLDGKIDLAAVGRNLTKAEQEQGITPVSIGREKVAVIIGPNNPFKGNLTFEQFAKIFRGEITDWSEVGGPPGRIRLIDRPETSDTRRTFPTYPVFQTAPFKTGATAIQVEKDDTVEVIKQLGTDGISYATYSHVEGLDDVKIVPMHKTLPDDPRYPFSKPRNYVYKGTPSPAIAAFLGYVTGAPGQAAIAEAGEAEAEAIASGKDLSTDATAAAAAAGNTPETTTSPDSTPTTETPDVAAVPPVDTSPSVPFSFSAPGIWDDLLALLLLPLLAGLLWLFWRRSRPTTTPLPTATSSIPAAPPPVAPTQPVSEPLAAISAPDPDLPPVHTPEPDVLPLVSGSEPTVTASVPPPVIPPLAETPEIPAAEMPSVSLVEAASPNGSAISSVAAGAVAAGLGAAGLASLSDDPGQADVEAAKYDVGQTDDTAIAPHGDTSLAGVDDGLTGLPSGYGESRIVLMSRDPQWAYAYWDVSNEHKAALRREGGSRLALRFYDVTDVDINVQNPHSMQQYDCEEIAQDWYIPVPVSDRDYLVEIGYLANDGRWLILARSAPVRIPPVYPSDWSNEQFLTVDWEENLQGQTFMQLTPPRQNPSIHETMYALSLGTEAQRVAGSIYGSMQAVSSHAFPSGVGMSGIGMSGVGMMSGVGMAGVGIMSGVGMSGIGMAIPTVSGIGMSGVGMSGIGMMSGVGMSISTMSGVGMMSGVGMMSGVGMMSGIGMMSGVGMSVPTMSGMGMISGIGMMSGVGMSVPTMSGIGMMSGVGLMAQMSGVGMSGVGFSASMPPIRPRKFWLIADAELIVYGATEPDATVTIAGRPIQLNPDGTFRFQMSFQDGNIDFPILAVAADGVQTRSIHMTFDRETPERNTNTKENAVNEWLT from the coding sequence TTAACCAGTTCCTCAAGCAGCGTTACGAAAAAGAATTTGCTGGGACAACAGTTGAGCTAAGTACCAGTGACTCGGATACAGCGATCCAGGCGCTTTTGGATGGGAAGATTGATCTGGCTGCTGTAGGGCGTAATTTAACAAAGGCAGAGCAAGAGCAAGGTATTACGCCAGTCAGCATTGGACGTGAAAAAGTTGCAGTGATCATTGGTCCTAACAATCCCTTTAAGGGAAATTTGACGTTTGAACAGTTTGCTAAAATTTTCCGGGGTGAAATTACGGATTGGTCTGAAGTAGGAGGTCCACCCGGACGAATTCGCTTGATTGATCGTCCAGAAACCAGCGATACTCGTCGGACATTTCCGACCTATCCCGTGTTCCAAACAGCTCCTTTCAAAACGGGTGCGACGGCTATCCAGGTAGAGAAAGATGACACTGTAGAGGTCATTAAGCAATTGGGGACGGATGGCATCAGTTATGCAACGTACAGTCATGTAGAGGGATTGGATGATGTCAAGATTGTGCCGATGCACAAGACCCTACCCGATGATCCCCGTTATCCTTTTTCTAAGCCTCGCAATTACGTCTATAAAGGTACACCCAGTCCTGCGATCGCTGCGTTTTTGGGCTATGTTACTGGTGCACCCGGACAAGCTGCGATCGCAGAAGCGGGAGAAGCCGAAGCCGAAGCAATTGCTTCCGGTAAAGACCTTTCAACCGATGCCACTGCTGCCGCTGCTGCCGCCGGAAATACTCCGGAAACAACCACATCACCGGACTCTACTCCCACCACGGAGACCCCGGATGTGGCAGCAGTTCCACCCGTAGACACTTCACCAAGTGTACCATTCAGCTTTTCGGCTCCTGGCATTTGGGATGATTTGTTGGCTTTATTGCTGCTCCCCTTGCTAGCGGGGTTGTTATGGCTATTCTGGCGGCGATCGCGCCCCACGACAACGCCTCTCCCCACTGCTACATCATCAATACCTGCTGCTCCGCCACCAGTTGCTCCAACTCAGCCAGTGAGTGAACCGCTGGCGGCGATCTCTGCTCCAGATCCTGATCTACCTCCCGTGCACACGCCAGAACCTGATGTGCTTCCCCTGGTATCAGGGTCAGAACCAACAGTTACCGCGTCTGTACCGCCGCCAGTTATTCCCCCTCTTGCTGAAACACCAGAGATACCTGCGGCTGAAATGCCTTCTGTTTCACTCGTTGAAGCAGCCTCTCCAAACGGATCAGCGATCAGTAGTGTTGCAGCAGGAGCGGTTGCTGCCGGTCTGGGAGCGGCAGGATTAGCATCTTTATCTGATGATCCAGGGCAGGCGGATGTGGAGGCGGCAAAATATGATGTTGGGCAAACAGACGATACGGCAATCGCACCACATGGCGATACATCCCTTGCAGGTGTGGACGATGGATTAACTGGGTTGCCATCTGGTTATGGCGAAAGTCGGATTGTTCTGATGTCTCGTGATCCGCAGTGGGCGTATGCCTATTGGGATGTGTCGAATGAGCATAAGGCCGCTCTACGTCGCGAAGGTGGAAGCCGTTTAGCGTTGCGGTTTTATGATGTGACAGATGTAGATATCAATGTTCAAAATCCTCACAGTATGCAGCAGTATGACTGTGAGGAGATTGCTCAGGACTGGTACATTCCGGTGCCTGTAAGCGATCGCGACTATTTAGTGGAAATTGGTTACCTTGCCAATGATGGACGCTGGCTAATATTAGCGCGGTCTGCCCCTGTTCGGATTCCCCCTGTATATCCATCCGATTGGTCAAACGAGCAGTTTTTGACCGTGGACTGGGAGGAAAATCTACAAGGGCAAACCTTCATGCAGCTAACACCGCCGCGTCAAAATCCCAGCATTCATGAAACAATGTATGCCTTGTCGCTAGGTACAGAAGCGCAACGAGTTGCTGGTTCAATATATGGCTCTATGCAAGCAGTCAGTTCCCATGCTTTTCCATCTGGAGTCGGGATGTCTGGGATTGGCATGTCGGGCGTTGGGATGATGTCCGGGGTGGGAATGGCTGGTGTAGGAATAATGTCAGGCGTGGGCATGTCCGGCATTGGGATGGCAATACCTACGGTGTCTGGGATTGGCATGTCTGGAGTCGGCATGTCGGGTATTGGAATGATGTCTGGGGTTGGGATGTCGATTTCCACCATGTCGGGTGTAGGTATGATGTCTGGGGTAGGCATGATGTCGGGCGTGGGCATGATGTCTGGAATTGGGATGATGTCCGGGGTGGGCATGTCCGTTCCAACTATGTCGGGCATGGGCATGATATCTGGAATTGGGATGATGTCTGGGGTGGGCATGTCCGTTCCAACCATGTCGGGCATAGGCATGATGTCCGGGGTGGGGTTAATGGCACAAATGTCAGGTGTGGGCATGTCAGGTGTGGGATTCTCAGCATCTATGCCACCCATCCGCCCCCGCAAGTTCTGGTTAATTGCTGATGCTGAACTAATCGTCTATGGTGCAACTGAACCGGATGCCACCGTAACGATCGCTGGTCGTCCAATTCAGCTCAACCCTGATGGCACCTTTCGCTTCCAGATGTCATTCCAGGATGGCAATATCGACTTTCCAATTTTGGCAGTAGCAGCCGATGGGGTTCAAACTCGCTCCATCCATATGACGTTTGATCGTGAAACACCTGAGCGCAACACAAACACCAAAGAAAATGCAGTCAATGAATGGTTAACTTGA